Sequence from the Nasonia vitripennis strain AsymCx chromosome 5, Nvit_psr_1.1, whole genome shotgun sequence genome:
TCTACTTGTGCGAGAGTTGTTGGCGTGAGTGAGTGTGAAGCGAGAGATGACCGAAAGTGGATTGGGGATACAGAGAacctgtttcttttttttctgatgAAATATATGTGTTGGATGACTTTTGCAGAAAACGAGTGCCTTGACCTTTGGAATAGAGATTCGGCTgtcaaaaaaggaaaagttttaggagaaaaaaaaccgGCTTCTGATAGAGCGTTTTGTTGCTGGTTCGGAATTTATCAGAGTGACACATGGCGCGGGGTTTGCATTATGTATATCAGTAGAATGTTGCGGCAAAGCCcgtttgacattttttttcgcgattctTTAGAAAGTTGTCGctcttacaaatttaggagCCACTTTTTACTCGGCGCTTCGCAGACAAGCTCGGTATACAAATCCACTTTGGAGCATCTCGTCCCTCGTGTTGTAAACAATAGCGTGTCAATCAAAGCGAGTCGGTGAAATAGTACACTCAAAAAACATTGTTAAATATCATATTATCACCATATGGTGGTTCAATGCTCTGGCATAACATGATATTTAATCACACTTTTCACATATTCTCGATATTTTTCTCTGAATTAAAAAGTTCAGTTGACCCCGACAAGGTTTTAGGACATTATCGTGTTGGTTATATTTGTAATTTATACGAGATCATTAATTCATGTCGCATGCAactaaatatttgataaagaAGCGTATTATAAATAgcattaaaaaacattttttaaactacTATATAGGCGAGTCGATATTGCTTAGTCGATAACACATGGCTAGTGTTCACAAAAAATATCGAATAATAATCAAGTACTTATAATAAAAGtgtatacataataataaaaatatataaatagcagtataatataataatgtatataaaCTAGCAGCGTGCAGGATACATGGCGGGTATAGTTGGTTGCAGTGGCCATAAATAAAGTACTCGGTGGGTTCAAcgaaaaataatcatttatttaaatcaaatGTTGTATAGGAACATAATGCAGGTACTAGAACTATGCagtgatttttttcgtaatcGGTATAAAACACGCGACAACTCTTTTGACAGACGCACTCCTTTGCATTCAATTATATCGTTATCTCTCAATATAGCTTTggtaattataaatattatacaatATGCATCTTTCGCGGGAAAAGAATGCATCTTTCTGAAAGGTTTCTGATGATTCTTACTATAATCAACGCTTAAAAAGGATTCTCTTTATACTTACGATAGTATGCTCTCGTTTAAAGCTAGCTTCTTAACACTACGTTTTACTTTATCACTATAATATGAAATATGCACCTATATCGATCTAAATTATAGCCGAGTTATCAGAAGCTTTCAGAAAAACGCCTTTGCGTGGGTGGAtgtacttaaaaataaaaatctaacTTTTTCGTACATAAGCCAAAATTATAACGTAAAAATTAcgtaaataaaagtaaatatatatatgaatatttAGTTCGATCACAGTATAAAAAATCGagacaaaaaatatttggcaAATGACATGCTCTTCTTATTCTTTATATAGCTTATCTAGTAGTAATCAAATATTGCTATATGATCTTTTTCGCAAAGTTTAAAATACTTTAATCGCTTATTTATGGCTAAAtgctataaataaaagaaatgccttatacaaataatttagaGAAACATGTTTTGAGAAGcgttgtattaaaaaatttcaagtaaataatgtaaaaatatacatttaaaaaatgagtGATAATTCCATTCTATAGTGACAGAGAACTTATTGGTGCAATCAATTTATATGATCgtggtaaaaataattatattttttccgAAATTTCGCGATAAGCGTTATCAAAAACGTTTCATCTCAGCAAAACTACTTCTACGTACAAATATTGAAACAAGAAAAACAAGAATAATCTCATCACTATAGAGTAGCATTCTGTATAAGACGTTTTAGTCGCGTCGATGGCAAAACAAATCAGGCCTTTGTCAAGTTTTATCCGCATCTAAAACACAGATAAAACTAAACGAAGAAAACAAGTAACAAGCCGGATTGAGCCAGTCCAGTAGTGAAATCTCAAAATTATCTGCGTCTACCAAATATTGATTATCGTCAAGGCTGATTTGTCTTTGCATCCCaagaaaagaataaaaaaaatagtgataATGTAATCGTATACTAAAAGAAAAGATAGAAAACTGAACGAAACATAGGCATCTCGCAAGAGAAATTGAAAAGACATTTCACACAATATCGACAAGAATAATGCTAAAAATAGACAGTACAGTAATAATATCCCAAAAGCTCGATCGGCTCGTGGAAGTAAAAGCTCCACGCGCTCGACTGCACCGAGATCCTCGTACTTTCATCTATACGTCATTTGTGTCAGCACGCATTCTCGCACTCGCTCCTTATTTCTCACGCATCTctcgtatatatagatatataaatactgtgtgtatgtgtcgtTTCAACAAAATTCATCTAAATATACACGATACTCAGAGGAGTCTCGTCAGAGACagtaatagtaataatagtaatcatagtaatagcaataataatgataattcGTGCGAGAGCAATGATACTCCACGGTAATATTGTTATTTGCCTCTAAAAACATTATTTGGTGTGTGTCGGTATATGCGTGTCTCGGTCTCGATGTCGGTCTACGAGGTTACCTGCTGGCTCCAGAGTAGAGTGCGCTCGGCCAGTTGGCAGTCGGCCGCGAGCCTCGAGGGCAGGCTCTTCCAGCGCTCCTCGTCCCGTTCCCTGCTGCTCCCGCCGCCCATGAACTCGTCCTCCAGCAGATGATGATGGTGGTTGTGGTGGTGCAGGTGGTGCGACTGTCCCGACATTACCGACTGATGGTGGTGGAGCCCGATGCCGGGACTGTGGTGGGGGGAGGGCCCGCCCGGCAGGAGGGGGACAATCTGGGCCCGCTGGGCCAGTTTGTAGCTGTCCTGGCGGGCCAGGTGGTCGCCGCCACTGCTGCTGAGTCTAACGGAGGAGGACGAGATGGAGCTGTTGGCCGAACCGGCCAGAGGTGTGgggctgccgccgctgcggtGCCTGTGGAAGAGGCTGCGCTTCTGCTGGAGCATGCGCTGCTGCACCAAGAGCTGGAGCTGCGTGCCCGAGTCGACGCTGCGCAACTTAAACTGCGACTGGGACTGAGGAGAGGCTGGCGGTGGACGCAGGTGCACCAGGTCTAGGTGTCCCCTTGCTTTGCCCGAGTCTGAAGGTCAGGTTCAGATTTTCTCGTTAATCAACCGATCGAGTCGTCGCTAGGTCAAAACTAGGTTTTTGATCGGGTCTTTCAGCCTACCTTGGATGCTCCTCTGCTTGACGGGTCTGTCGCCTCCTCCCTGCTGAGCGAACAGCAACCTGGGCCCCCCGTCGGATGCCCTTCTGCCCTGGGCTGCGACCCTGGATATCCTGCTGGCAACGGGCGACGGGCTTTTGGGCGGCGGTGGGGTACAGGACGGCAGACTGCTGGTGAAGCAGCTCGAGGTGGTGGTGTAATCGGGCGGACAGCCGGAGTCAAAACTCGACTCGAAGAACTCGGACGACGAGCTTCCGTTGCTACCTCCGTTGTTAACCCCACCGAATATACTCGCGGCGCGTCCGTTGCCGTTCGTGGCCGCGCCGTTGGCCTGGACCTGGCTCTGGTGTTGCATGGCTACCTGGCCACCGCTCGCGGCTGGCTCGAGGGGCTCGAGGATCGGCGAGCCCGACTCGCTGTTGAAGTGCTGGTGCTGGTAGTCGCTCAGCCGACGGTTCACGATCTGGCTGTCGATGCGCTGGCTTATGTCGCGGTCCAGGCCCAGCCGGTGCTCCTCGAGCTTGATCTGCGCGTCGCGAAGCTCGTCGCCGGAGGGCACCTCCTCCAGGTCGCCCTCGGCGCTGCAGCAGCCCTCGTCCGTCGAGGAACTCGTCGAGCTGAAGCGCTTGCCGCTGCGGCACATCTCCTCTCGGCCTCTGTAACAAGTGGAGAGAGACGGTTTAGTGGCGGTGAGCTTGCGCAGGGCTTTGCGAGCTTGCGGCTTTGAATTCTGAGCACGTGAAGCTTCTATTGCAAGTATATAGACTTCACGTGCTCACTGCAAGCGGTATAGTAACGGTACTCAtggcatatatgtatataagtcGAAAGTTATAATCAATGAAGTCTTATGAGATATATAGTTAATATGCGTGCCGCATTACCAAAAGGCGATGTTCGTTCAGCGCAGATGATGGACTATGAGATATGTGTTATATAGTGTTTACATGTTAGTTACAGAGACTCATTACCAAGCTTCGATTGACACATGGTTCGATATACGTATGAACTTATGGACATTACGGCAGCAGCAAAATCAACACAGTGTTATATATAGAGAAGAGAAGCGAGTTTATTACGTTTAACTACGGAGCAGAGGATTAATGAGCTTGCAGATGAACGATGAAGTCCGTgaggattttttattttatttttttttttcaatctgaTATATAAGAATGTCCTATCGAGATGTACAAAGCTTCAGATTTTCTCTAACTGATGATGATCAACCAAGTTAACGATGAGCGTTTTCACAACAACGTCTTTACagtaacaaaattaaaagttcGATACGCAAGATTCTCTgaagtttttcttttgaaaaaaggCAGTTTTTATTGAACAAAAAATCAGAGATCTTGGAATTGTGAAATGGCGCCGCAAACCAGGAGAGAACCCAAAAAGCGTCGGATTTGAAAAAGCGATAAATATAGACAATATTAATAGCTACAATAGAAATTTGatcatttttacaaacataAATGCATGTACAAAAGTAATAAGCAGTAGTATAATCTTTTCTCAAATttcttaatattatattaaaaaaatctgtGTAATATTAATGACAGTAATAATAACCGaagcaggaaaaaaagaacCGCTCTAATAAAAAGTACCAACACcctgattataataataataataataataatgcaagaAAGAGAAATCATACACAGTtgagaaagaaaaggaaaaacagAGGATTAATGACGTTCGCAGTAATAGTAGATGAAgagtatataattataaagaaACAAGCAGGATTGTCGTTTGTTTTCAAGTGAAAGAGTTTACCAAAAACACTGAAAGAGACAGCCGCGATCTTCGGCAAATCCGACTTGTCTCTCGAGACAAAATTCAGTCAGATCCTCATAACAACATTGGTCTCGGCCGACCCAATCTCAATGTCCGACTAAGCTATCActgcaaataaaaaaccaaaacaaaaaagattaaaaataaaactccaTCGGCgcatccttctctctctccctctctctctctctctctctctctctctctcttcctcgtaGTCGCAGTCGTTCGTGTATAGCAGCGCAGCCCATA
This genomic interval carries:
- the LOC100121942 gene encoding MAP/microtubule affinity-regulating kinase 4, with protein sequence MDAGAGQGKKQVRVGFYDIEGTIGKGNFAVVKLARHRITKTEVAIKIIDKSQLDPTNLEKVYREVEIMKQLEHPHIVKLYQVMETKNMLYMVCEYASRGEIFDYIARYGRMGEPRARATFAQILSAVEYCHATGVAHRDLKAENLLLDAQMCVKIADFGFSNRFAPGERLSTWCGSPPYAAPEVFRGKHYAGPEIDVWSLGVVLYVLVCGALPFDGSTLQSLRDRVLSGRFRIPYFMSTDCESLIRKMLVLEPGKRYTIPQIKRHRWMAGATDSIRPVVPTTSPSLQEPNEQILRLMHSLGIDIARTRESLRNNSYDHHAAIYFLLLERLKQHRSRTKDEKFKSRGREEMCRSGKRFSSTSSSTDEGCCSAEGDLEEVPSGDELRDAQIKLEEHRLGLDRDISQRIDSQIVNRRLSDYQHQHFNSESGSPILEPLEPAASGGQVAMQHQSQVQANGAATNGNGRAASIFGGVNNGGSNGSSSSEFFESSFDSGCPPDYTTTSSCFTSSLPSCTPPPPKSPSPVASRISRVAAQGRRASDGGPRLLFAQQGGGDRPVKQRSIQDSGKARGHLDLVHLRPPPASPQSQSQFKLRSVDSGTQLQLLVQQRMLQQKRSLFHRHRSGGSPTPLAGSANSSISSSSVRLSSSGGDHLARQDSYKLAQRAQIVPLLPGGPSPHHSPGIGLHHHQSVMSGQSHHLHHHNHHHHLLEDEFMGGGSSRERDEERWKSLPSRLAADCQLAERTLLWSQQVAGLSGGASYLPPGSVGGFLWPTSSNPHSTIFENSAGDPME